The following proteins are encoded in a genomic region of Hymenobacter siberiensis:
- a CDS encoding acyl-CoA thioesterase — MPDAPAHAFSHDFQVPTSAIDALGHANNVEYVRWVQDVAGAHWLSICPAELHDQIIWVVREHRIRYLQSAFAGETLRASTWVGETSGATSLRYTRLTRAADGVLLCEAETTWVLLDPKSGRPVRVTAEMVSWLTVSTNP; from the coding sequence ATGCCCGACGCGCCCGCCCACGCTTTTTCGCACGATTTTCAAGTTCCGACCAGTGCCATTGATGCGCTGGGCCACGCCAATAATGTCGAATACGTGCGCTGGGTACAGGATGTGGCCGGCGCGCACTGGCTGAGCATTTGCCCCGCCGAGCTGCACGACCAGATTATTTGGGTAGTGCGCGAACATCGCATCCGCTACCTGCAATCGGCCTTCGCGGGCGAGACGCTGCGGGCCAGCACCTGGGTGGGCGAAACCAGCGGGGCCACGTCGCTGCGCTACACCCGCCTCACCCGCGCCGCCGATGGCGTGCTGCTGTGCGAGGCGGAAACGACTTGGGTACTACTCGACCCCAAGAGCGGCAGGCCAGTACGTGTAACGGCAGAGATGGTGAGTTGGCTGACCGTTTCGACAAATCCTTAA
- a CDS encoding cold-shock protein, protein MPTGTVKFFNETKGFGFIKNDETGDDIFVHISDLQVSSIRENDKVQFEVAQGKKGPNAVKVTLV, encoded by the coding sequence ATGCCCACCGGAACGGTAAAATTCTTTAATGAGACCAAAGGCTTTGGTTTCATCAAAAACGACGAAACTGGCGATGACATTTTCGTACACATCAGCGACTTGCAAGTAAGCTCGATTCGCGAAAATGACAAAGTTCAATTCGAAGTGGCTCAGGGCAAAAAAGGCCCGAACGCTGTGAAAGTGACGCTGGTTTAG
- a CDS encoding DEAD/DEAH box helicase, whose product MEAEKIVVRFDELNLSEEVQRAITEMGYEEASAIQAAAIPVLLAGKDVIGQAQTGTGKTAAFSIPAIDNIDTESKDVQVLVLCPTRELAVQVSGEIQKLGKYKRGLMVVPIYGGSPYDRQLRALERGVQIVIGTPGRIMDHIERGTLKLENTTKIILDEADEMLDMGFRDDIEFILSKMPKERQTVFFSATMSKPIMELTKKYQRDPQVVKVNHKTMTVTNIEQSYFEVRGPQKKDVLTRILDMYNLKSTIVFANTKRMVDEIVADLQAKGYFAEGLHGDMGQQQRQNTLDKFRKSTIEVLVATDVAARGIDVDNVEAVFNYDLPADEEYYVHRIGRTGRAGKSGKAFTFVSGRDIYKLRDIMRFTKADIKLAQVPSFADVSEVKTTLFLNQIKEIVEKGNLEKYVGRVQRLLDQSEEITSLDIAAALLKMTMKEDKSAQQSLDASKAAGQARPGYTRLFVTMGKKDRIHPRDIVDLISESSNLTGAKVGDIALYDKFSFVEVPSEYADEIVGKLGRTSIQGTPVSFSIATPVQEGAAKEEGFNRTGGTGGPGGFGGDRERRPFNGGERREGGSGYGGGYKGGNRGGGSFGGGERREGGSGYGGGYKGNRDGGSGYGNKPSYGGGERREGGSSYGNKPAYGNKASYGDKPSYGNKPSYGTPREYDTRPAPRTPRNESFDE is encoded by the coding sequence ATGGAAGCTGAAAAAATTGTAGTTCGCTTTGACGAACTGAACCTCTCTGAGGAAGTACAACGCGCCATCACCGAGATGGGCTACGAGGAAGCTTCGGCCATTCAGGCCGCTGCTATTCCCGTGCTGCTCGCTGGCAAAGACGTTATCGGCCAGGCCCAGACGGGTACCGGCAAAACCGCTGCCTTCTCCATTCCCGCCATCGATAATATCGATACCGAGAGCAAAGACGTGCAGGTATTGGTGCTCTGCCCCACCCGCGAACTCGCGGTGCAGGTTTCGGGCGAAATCCAGAAGCTGGGCAAGTATAAGCGTGGCCTGATGGTGGTGCCCATCTACGGCGGCAGCCCTTACGACCGTCAGCTCCGCGCCCTGGAGCGTGGTGTACAGATTGTTATCGGTACGCCCGGTCGCATCATGGACCACATCGAGCGTGGCACCCTGAAGCTGGAAAACACTACCAAAATCATTCTGGATGAAGCCGACGAAATGCTCGACATGGGCTTCCGAGACGACATCGAGTTCATCCTGAGCAAGATGCCCAAGGAGCGCCAGACGGTGTTCTTCTCGGCCACGATGAGCAAGCCCATCATGGAGCTCACCAAGAAGTACCAGCGCGACCCGCAGGTAGTGAAGGTGAACCATAAGACGATGACGGTGACCAACATCGAGCAGAGCTACTTCGAGGTGCGCGGTCCCCAGAAAAAGGACGTCCTGACCCGCATCCTCGACATGTACAACCTGAAGTCGACCATCGTTTTCGCTAACACGAAGCGGATGGTGGACGAAATTGTGGCCGACCTGCAAGCCAAAGGCTACTTCGCCGAAGGTCTGCACGGCGACATGGGCCAGCAGCAGCGCCAGAACACGCTCGATAAATTCCGCAAGTCGACCATCGAAGTGCTGGTTGCGACCGACGTAGCCGCCCGCGGCATCGACGTAGATAACGTGGAAGCCGTATTCAACTACGACCTGCCGGCCGACGAAGAATATTACGTACACCGCATTGGCCGCACGGGCCGCGCTGGCAAGTCGGGCAAAGCCTTCACGTTCGTGAGCGGCCGCGACATTTACAAGCTGCGCGACATCATGCGCTTCACCAAGGCCGACATCAAGTTGGCGCAGGTGCCGTCGTTTGCCGATGTTTCGGAAGTGAAAACCACGCTGTTCCTGAACCAGATTAAGGAAATCGTGGAGAAAGGTAACCTGGAGAAGTACGTGGGCCGCGTGCAGCGTCTGCTCGACCAGAGCGAGGAAATCACTTCGCTCGACATCGCCGCCGCGCTGCTGAAAATGACCATGAAGGAGGATAAGAGTGCTCAGCAGAGCCTCGACGCCAGCAAGGCCGCCGGCCAGGCGCGCCCCGGCTACACCCGCCTGTTCGTGACGATGGGCAAGAAAGACCGGATTCACCCCCGCGACATCGTGGACCTGATTTCGGAATCGAGCAACCTGACCGGTGCCAAAGTAGGCGATATCGCCCTCTACGACAAGTTCAGCTTCGTGGAAGTACCGTCGGAATACGCCGATGAGATTGTGGGTAAACTGGGCCGCACCAGCATCCAGGGCACTCCGGTTAGCTTCAGCATCGCTACTCCCGTGCAGGAAGGCGCCGCTAAAGAGGAAGGTTTCAACCGCACGGGCGGCACGGGTGGTCCCGGCGGCTTCGGCGGCGACCGCGAGCGTCGTCCCTTCAACGGCGGTGAGCGTCGTGAGGGTGGCAGCGGCTACGGCGGCGGCTACAAAGGCGGTAACCGTGGTGGTGGCAGCTTCGGCGGTGGCGAGCGTCGCGAAGGTGGCAGCGGCTACGGTGGTGGCTACAAAGGCAACCGCGACGGTGGCAGCGGCTACGGCAACAAGCCCAGCTACGGCGGTGGCGAGCGTCGCGAAGGCGGCAGCAGCTACGGTAACAAGCCGGCCTACGGCAACAAAGCCAGCTACGGCGACAAGCCCAGCTATGGCAACAAGCCGAGCTACGGTACGCCCCGCGAGTATGATACCCGTCCGGCACCCCGTACTCCCCGCAACGAGAGCTTCGACGAATAA
- a CDS encoding PA2169 family four-helix-bundle protein: MEAKATQALLNELVETLKDGQKGYAEAMVDVQDADLKDTFKHFAAQRSSYLNEIEDQMFKLDLKPDTNEGAQGSITGAVHRAWIDLKSAVTGKDRHSILVECERGEDYAKKAYQTALKADGLPATLKSVIEKQYQGVVEGHDKIKALRDASK, translated from the coding sequence ATGGAAGCCAAAGCCACCCAAGCCCTGCTCAACGAATTGGTTGAAACCCTCAAAGACGGTCAGAAAGGCTACGCCGAAGCCATGGTCGATGTGCAAGACGCCGACCTGAAGGACACGTTCAAGCATTTTGCCGCCCAGCGCTCGAGCTACCTTAATGAAATTGAGGACCAAATGTTCAAGCTGGACCTCAAGCCCGACACCAATGAAGGTGCCCAGGGCTCCATCACCGGTGCCGTGCACCGCGCCTGGATTGACCTGAAATCGGCCGTAACCGGCAAAGACCGTCACAGCATTCTCGTCGAGTGCGAGCGCGGCGAAGACTACGCCAAGAAAGCTTACCAAACCGCGCTGAAGGCCGATGGCCTACCAGCTACCCTGAAATCGGTCATCGAAAAGCAGTACCAGGGTGTGGTTGAAGGCCACGACAAAATAAAAGCCCTGCGTGATGCGTCGAAATAA